One segment of Rosa chinensis cultivar Old Blush chromosome 6, RchiOBHm-V2, whole genome shotgun sequence DNA contains the following:
- the LOC112174388 gene encoding inositol-pentakisphosphate 2-kinase, producing MEVVLEKKDAAEWVYRGEGAANLVLAYIGSSPAFIGKVMRIQKAAKRNVSERSSSPTALSMHERLVWKDLEDVVTSSNRELASQLYVKHVMTPLLGPKFVDSGMRVHASREFLETVEQNVNCQRPASRVDAAKVDTECDYVLLMSDHSLFPSGIQEGETCISVEIKPKCGFLPTSKYIDEGNAIKRRITRFRMHQALKLHDGEVSEYSEYDPLDLFSGSKDRIRKAIEDLFATPQNNFRVFLNGSLIFGGLGGGAASTNLVIRDKVETALKGVIQGSDGFRTVNFLQLVAETVHRSGVMDQLLEIQKLDNLDIDGAIHAYYDIISEPCMVCTGLGKDKASNRYSSLHSLSLDESLKIVKDFLIAATAKDCSLMISFRPTKDGSTGSPYNNVYLESTNQFYDYKVHFIDLDLKSLKKLEEYYELDKKIVRCYNEMVETKERLNKTTSTEACQTAD from the exons ATGGAGGTCGTTTTGGAGAAGAAAGACGCTGCTGAATGGGTGTACAGAGGCGAAGGCGCTGCTAATCTCGTTCTTGCTTACATCGGATCCTCCCCAGCTTTT ATCGGGAAAGTAATGCGCATACAGAAGGCGGCGAAAAGGAATGTGTCCGAACGTTCTAGCAGTCCCACAGCACTAAGCATGCATGAACGCCTGGTGTGGAAAGACTTGGAGGACGTAGTAACTTCCTCTAACAGAGAGCTTGCCAGCCAACTATATGTGAAGCATGTCATGACCCCTTTATTGGGTCCAAAGTTTGTTGATTCTGGG ATGCGTGTCCATGCTTCTCGGGAATTCTTGGAGACAGTGGAGCAGAATGTAAATTGTCAGCGCCCAGCTTCTCGAGTTGATGCTGCTAAAGTTGATACCGAATGTGATTATGTGCTTCTCATGTCTGATCATTCTCTTTTTCCTAGTG GTATTCAAGAAGGCGAAACCTGTATATCTGTAGAGATAAAG CCAAAATGTGGATTTCTCCCAACTTCAAAGTATATAGATGAAGGAAATGCCATCAAACGGAGGATTACTCGTTTTAGGATGCACCAGGCCCTAAAGTTGCATGATGGAGAG GTATCGGAATATAGTGAATATGATCCACTTGATCTCTTCTCTGGATCGAAGGACAGAATACGTAAAGCTATCGAGGATCTCTTCGCTACCCCACAGAATAATTTCCGGGTATTCTTGAATGGTTCTCTAATATTTGGGGGATTGGGTGGTGGTGCAGCAAGTACCAATTTGGTGATTAGGGATAAAGTTGAAACAGCACTTAAGGGTGTCATTCAGGGAAGTGATGGCTTCCGCACAGTGAACTTTCTACAGCTTGTTGCTGAGACAGTTCATAGATCTGGAGTGATGGATCAGCTTCTGGAGATCCAGAAACTTGATAATCTTGACATAGATGGAGCTATCCATGCATATTATGACATTATTTCTGAGCCTTGCATGGTATGTACAGGATTGGGTAAAGACAAAGCGTCAAACAGATATTCTTCATTGCATTCCCTCTCTTTGGATGAAAGCTTAAAGATTGTGAAGGATTTTTTGATAGCTGCCACTGCAAAGGACTGCAGTTTGATGATTAGTTTTAGACCAACGAAAGATGGGAGTACAGGATCTCCGTATAATAATGTGTATCTGGAATCAACCAATCAATTTTATGATTACAAG GTGCATTTCATTGACCTGGATCTGAAATCTTTGAAGAAATTGGAAGAATATTATGAGTTGGACAAAAAAATCGTACGCTGCTACAATGAAATGGTGGAAACTAAGGAAAGATTAAATAAAACTACAAGCACCGAGGCTTGTCAAACTGCGGACTGA
- the LOC112174389 gene encoding heavy metal-associated isoprenylated plant protein 2 isoform X1: protein MYKELLNCIQKTVVSVELLCSKCRKKVMKLVATVEGITSIVLDPSKNTVTVTGEADPVKVIHKVRKFRKSASVVSIGPPKPEEKKDEKKDKDGHGLVPYIPRTCQRCDVWYVVAEDGYNNYCSVM from the exons ATGTACAAAGAGCTTCTCAACTGTATACAG AAAACTGTAGTGTCAGTAGAGCTGCTGTGTTCAAAGTGCAGGAAAAAGGTGATGAAGTTAGTCGCAACAGTAGAAGGGATAACTTCCATTGTCCTGGACCCGTCAAAAAATACAGTGACAGTAACCGGGGAAGCCGATCCGGTAAAGGTCATTCACAAGGTGAGGAAGTTCAGAAAATCTGCTTCGGTTGTGAGCATCGGTCCTCCAAAGCCGGAAGAGAAGAAGGATGAGAAGAAAGACAAAGACGGCCATGGCCTTGTTCCTTACATACCAAGGACATGTCAAAGATGTGATGTCTGGTATGTGGTTGCTGAAGATGGTTATAACAATTACTGTTCCgttatgtaa
- the LOC112174389 gene encoding heavy metal-associated isoprenylated plant protein 2 isoform X2: MSKKTVVSVELLCSKCRKKVMKLVATVEGITSIVLDPSKNTVTVTGEADPVKVIHKVRKFRKSASVVSIGPPKPEEKKDEKKDKDGHGLVPYIPRTCQRCDVWYVVAEDGYNNYCSVM; this comes from the exons ATGTCTAAG AAAACTGTAGTGTCAGTAGAGCTGCTGTGTTCAAAGTGCAGGAAAAAGGTGATGAAGTTAGTCGCAACAGTAGAAGGGATAACTTCCATTGTCCTGGACCCGTCAAAAAATACAGTGACAGTAACCGGGGAAGCCGATCCGGTAAAGGTCATTCACAAGGTGAGGAAGTTCAGAAAATCTGCTTCGGTTGTGAGCATCGGTCCTCCAAAGCCGGAAGAGAAGAAGGATGAGAAGAAAGACAAAGACGGCCATGGCCTTGTTCCTTACATACCAAGGACATGTCAAAGATGTGATGTCTGGTATGTGGTTGCTGAAGATGGTTATAACAATTACTGTTCCgttatgtaa
- the LOC112171769 gene encoding AAA-ATPase At3g50940: MWCSKEDLPSPKTILSVAASVAASAVLIKSVANDLVPDAVHSFFSNRIKKLSSQLTVVVDEFDGLTPNQMFEAANVYLGTKLSSSTQRIKVNKPEKEKQLQVNIDRNQELVDCFNGVKLKWVLVTEKPPASANNNRDQVSEVRHFEIIFHKKHRDMVLSSYLPYVLKKHREIKEERKVVKLHTVDYNGTDYWGSINLDHPANFDTIAMEPEMKKTLIEDLDRFRERKEYYKRVGKAWKRGYLLYGPPGTGKSSLVAAMANYLKFDIFDLDLKEVQCNSDLRRLLIGTKSRSILVIEDIDCSVELQNRDSDQNEPKTVEDDKVSLSGLLNFIDGLWSSCGEERIIVFTTNHKDRLDQALLRPGRMDLHLHMSYCTFSGFKTLAYNYLQIKEHPLFADIEALLLNHKLVTPAEVAGELMKSDDARVSLQGLVEFLQSKNI; the protein is encoded by the exons ATGTGGTGCTCAAAGGAAGACTTGCCGTCCCCAAAAACCATTCTCTCGGTGGCGGCCTCCGTCGCCGCCTCCGCCGTTCTCATCAAAAGCGTCGCAAACGACCTCGTCCCCGATGCcgtccactctttcttctccaacCGCATAAAAAAGCTGTCGTCCCAACTCACCGTCGTCGTCGACGAGTTTGACGGCCTCACCCCCAACCAGATGTTCGAGGCGGCCAACGTCTACTTGGGCACCAAGCTCTCCTCCTCAACGCAGAGAATCAAGGTCAACAAACCCGAAAAGGAGAAGCAGCTGCAGGTCAATATAGACAGGAACCAAGAGCTCGTTGATTGTTTCAATGGTGTGAAACTCAAGTGGGTTTTGGTGACGGAAAAGCCACCGGCGTCGGCTAACAACAACCGTGACCAGGTGTCAGAGGTTCGACACTTCGAGATCATTTTCCATAAGAAGCATAGGGACATGGTGCTCAGCTCTTACTTGCCCTATGTGTTaaagaagcatagagaaatCAAGGAGGAGAGAAAGGTGGTGAAGCTTCATACCGTTGATTACAATGGCACTGACTATTGGGGCTCCATAAACCTTGACCACCCTGCGAATTTCGATACCATTGCAATGGAGCCGGAGATGAAGAAGACATTGATTGAGGACCTAGATAGGTTTAGGGAGAGGAAGGAGTACTATAAGAGAGTAGGGAAGGCATGGAAACGTGGGTATTTGCTGTACGGACCACCCGGCACTGGAAAATCAAGCTTGGTTGCAGCCATGGCTAATTATCTGAAGTTTGATATTTTTGACTTGGATTTGAAGGAGGTTCAATGCAATTCTGATTTGAGAAGGTTGCTGATCGGCACGAAAAGTAGATCGATATTGGTGATCGAGGATATTGATTGCTCGGTTGAGTTGCAGAACAGAGACTCAGATCAAAATGAACCCAAAACTGTTGAGGATGATAAG GTGAGCCTCTCTGGTCTACTAAACTTCATTGATGGGTTGTGGTCAAGCTGTGGAGAGGAGAGAATCATTGTGTTCACGACGAATCACAAGGACCGACTTGATCAGGCCTTGCTCCGACCTGGGCGGATGGACTTGCACCTGCATATGTCCTACTGCACCTTCAGTGGCTTCAAGACATTAGCTTACAATTACTTGCAGATTAAAGAGCACCCACTTTTTGCAGACATTGAAGCATTATTGCTAAATCACAAGTTAGTTACACCTGCTGAAGTTGCCGGAGAGCTAATGAAGAGTGATGATGCTCGAGTCTCCCTTCAAGGTCTTGTCGAATTCCTCCAAAGCAAGAACATCTAG